One Halorientalis litorea DNA segment encodes these proteins:
- a CDS encoding cold-shock protein, with the protein MANGTVDFFNDTGGYGFIDTDDSEEDVFFHMEDIGGPDLEEGQEVEFDIVQADKGPRAENLTRV; encoded by the coding sequence ATGGCGAACGGTACGGTTGATTTCTTCAACGACACTGGCGGCTACGGTTTCATCGATACTGACGACTCCGAGGAAGACGTGTTCTTCCACATGGAGGACATCGGCGGTCCCGACCTCGAAGAGGGTCAGGAAGTCGAGTTCGACATCGTGCAGGCCGACAAGGGCCCGCGCGCGGAAAACTTGACCAGGGTGTGA
- the dnaG gene encoding DNA primase DnaG, translated as MQDTAKYLIHADITANGVVERSDVVGAIFGQTEGLLGGELDLRNLQESSKVGRIDVTVQSEAGRSFGDVTVASGLDKVETAILAAALETIDRVGPCRADFEVTGLEDVRAAKRRQIVERATDLLADFEAEATTSEDLVEEVRQAVRVEDITEHEGLPAGPRVADSDAIVVVEGRADVLQLLQYGIKNAIAVEGTNVPEAVASLTDGRTVTAFLDGDRGGDLILKELLQVGAVEYVAFAPEGRSVEELARDEVMTALRNKVPVDAVADANAPHERVAATDGSARPAPPGTTDDTAPRPERDADSEAATDSQVTQSDATENEPDEQTDDERPTDTQATERPDAEQTDTADTAETDDPPPTPETIAGHVQAVIGEETGEVVLLDSEFERLGTAPAADAFEAVAESERVPATVVLDGELGQRVLDVAAQRGVEQIVARSTGEFVKRPTDVRVRTAAQFELDA; from the coding sequence ATGCAAGATACAGCGAAATATCTCATTCACGCGGACATCACCGCCAACGGGGTGGTAGAGCGGAGTGACGTCGTCGGCGCGATATTCGGCCAGACGGAAGGGTTGCTCGGCGGCGAACTCGACCTCCGGAACCTACAGGAGTCCTCGAAGGTCGGTCGCATCGACGTGACGGTCCAATCGGAGGCAGGCCGGTCGTTCGGCGACGTGACCGTCGCCAGCGGCCTCGATAAGGTAGAGACGGCTATCCTCGCGGCGGCCCTCGAAACGATCGACAGGGTCGGCCCGTGCCGGGCGGACTTCGAGGTGACGGGCCTCGAGGACGTACGGGCGGCCAAGCGTCGGCAGATAGTCGAGCGAGCGACGGACCTGCTGGCGGACTTCGAGGCCGAGGCCACCACCAGCGAGGACCTCGTCGAGGAAGTCCGGCAGGCGGTGCGCGTCGAGGACATCACCGAGCACGAGGGACTCCCGGCCGGGCCGCGGGTCGCCGACAGCGACGCCATCGTCGTCGTCGAAGGACGCGCCGACGTGCTCCAGTTGCTCCAGTACGGCATCAAAAACGCTATCGCCGTCGAGGGCACCAACGTTCCCGAGGCAGTCGCGAGCTTGACCGACGGACGCACCGTCACGGCCTTCCTCGACGGTGACAGGGGCGGCGACCTCATCCTCAAGGAGCTCCTGCAGGTCGGGGCCGTCGAGTACGTCGCGTTCGCGCCCGAGGGCCGTTCCGTCGAAGAACTCGCACGCGACGAAGTGATGACTGCCCTCCGCAACAAGGTCCCGGTGGACGCCGTCGCCGACGCGAACGCGCCCCACGAGCGAGTCGCCGCCACGGACGGGAGCGCGCGCCCGGCACCGCCCGGCACGACGGACGACACGGCACCACGGCCCGAGAGGGACGCAGACTCGGAGGCGGCGACCGACAGTCAAGTCACACAATCAGACGCGACCGAGAACGAACCCGACGAGCAGACTGACGACGAGCGGCCTACCGACACGCAGGCGACGGAGCGTCCCGACGCCGAACAGACGGACACCGCCGACACGGCCGAGACGGACGACCCGCCCCCGACGCCGGAGACCATCGCCGGCCACGTACAGGCAGTCATCGGCGAGGAGACTGGCGAGGTAGTCCTCCTCGACAGCGAGTTCGAACGGCTCGGAACCGCGCCGGCCGCGGACGCGTTCGAGGCCGTCGCGGAGAGCGAGCGGGTCCCGGCGACCGTCGTCCTCGACGGGGAACTCGGCCAGCGCGTCCTCGACGTGGCCGCCCAGCGCGGCGTCGAGCAAATCGTCGCCCGCTCGACGGGCGAGTTCGTGAAACGGCCGACGGACGTTCGGGTCCGAACCGCCGCTCAGTTCGAACTCGACGCCTGA
- a CDS encoding precorrin-2 dehydrogenase/sirohydrochlorin ferrochelatase family protein produces the protein MIPLLHDFTDETVLVVGGGSVGARKARRFAQEARVVVVSPEFVDADFGGAERVRAAPDAEAVTEWVERTDPALVVAATDDPDLNAAVERAGRAAGALVNRTDEHGTRDAGSVVVPATVRDDPVVVAVATGGTSPALSRHLRERVEREVAGAGAMASLTGDLRDRLQSRDVAPDDRREAIRRVVRSDDVWKGLDRGRTKARQAAEDVISDVTGEKL, from the coding sequence ATGATACCGTTGCTCCACGACTTCACGGACGAGACGGTGTTAGTGGTCGGCGGCGGGAGCGTCGGCGCGCGGAAGGCGCGGCGGTTCGCTCAGGAGGCGCGCGTCGTCGTCGTCAGTCCGGAGTTCGTCGACGCGGACTTCGGCGGTGCAGAGCGCGTCCGGGCTGCCCCCGACGCGGAGGCGGTGACGGAGTGGGTCGAGCGAACCGACCCCGCGCTGGTCGTCGCGGCGACGGACGACCCCGACCTGAACGCCGCCGTCGAGCGTGCGGGCCGGGCGGCGGGCGCGCTGGTCAACCGCACGGACGAACACGGTACCCGCGACGCCGGGAGCGTCGTCGTGCCCGCGACGGTTCGGGACGACCCGGTGGTCGTCGCCGTCGCGACGGGTGGGACGAGTCCCGCATTGAGCCGTCACCTGCGGGAACGTGTCGAGCGTGAGGTTGCGGGCGCGGGCGCGATGGCGTCGCTGACGGGGGACCTGCGCGACCGCTTGCAGTCGCGGGACGTGGCACCCGACGACCGACGGGAGGCGATACGACGGGTCGTCCGAAGCGACGATGTTTGGAAGGGTTTAGATAGGGGAAGGACAAAGGCACGGCAAGCAGCGGAGGACGTGATTTCGGACGTGACGGGTGAGAAACTGTGA
- the uppS gene encoding polyprenyl diphosphate synthase, producing MLSWLRRQAERGYERMLRREVSGAPDHVAVIQDGNRRYARKEGGEATDGYRTGAETTEQLLNWCDEFGVQELTLYTFSTENFDRPAEQQESLFDLIEEKLYEFADADRVHDGEVRIRAIGETHMLPERVRDAVRYAESQTEGYDSLHLNIALAYGGRAELLGAARDAAKDVADGTLASEDIDADTVESYLYEGPVRDVDLILRTGGDERTSNFLPWHANGNEAAVFFCTPYWPEFRKLDFLRAIRTYEHRAESWRIARARRALVLVRAMGSAELDEARRVLGQFRDSLPSGEREELDAEEFEADPAAD from the coding sequence ATGCTCTCGTGGCTTCGCAGACAAGCAGAACGCGGCTACGAGCGCATGCTTCGTCGGGAAGTGTCGGGCGCGCCCGACCACGTCGCCGTCATTCAGGACGGCAACCGCCGGTACGCCCGGAAGGAGGGCGGCGAGGCGACGGACGGGTACCGTACCGGGGCCGAGACGACGGAGCAACTCCTCAACTGGTGTGACGAGTTCGGCGTCCAAGAACTGACGCTGTACACCTTCTCGACCGAGAACTTCGACCGCCCGGCGGAACAGCAGGAGTCGCTGTTCGACCTCATCGAGGAGAAACTCTACGAGTTCGCCGACGCCGACCGCGTCCACGACGGCGAGGTGCGCATCCGTGCTATCGGCGAGACGCACATGCTCCCCGAACGCGTCCGCGACGCTGTCCGCTACGCCGAGTCCCAGACCGAGGGGTACGACAGCCTCCACCTAAACATCGCGCTGGCCTACGGCGGCCGCGCCGAACTGCTCGGTGCCGCCCGCGACGCCGCCAAGGACGTTGCCGATGGGACGCTCGCCTCCGAGGACATCGACGCGGACACCGTGGAGTCGTACCTCTACGAGGGACCGGTCCGTGACGTCGACCTCATCCTCCGCACCGGCGGAGACGAGCGCACGTCGAACTTCCTGCCGTGGCACGCAAACGGCAACGAGGCCGCCGTCTTCTTCTGTACGCCCTACTGGCCGGAGTTCAGAAAACTCGATTTCCTGCGCGCTATCCGGACCTACGAACACCGCGCGGAGTCGTGGCGGATTGCACGCGCCCGCCGCGCGTTGGTGCTGGTCCGTGCGATGGGGAGCGCGGAACTCGACGAGGCCCGGCGCGTCCTCGGACAGTTCCGTGACTCGCTTCCCAGCGGTGAGCGCGAAGAACTCGACGCCGAGGAGTTCGAGGCGGACCCGGCCGCCGACTGA
- a CDS encoding DUF3311 domain-containing protein: MAVSNATLGWGVVALVLMALAVPWFLWGESGVVAGLPVWVWWHVGWLCLTAVVFAVFARHAWGTGIEGGGVDG; this comes from the coding sequence ATGGCGGTGTCGAACGCGACGCTCGGCTGGGGTGTGGTCGCACTCGTACTGATGGCACTGGCGGTGCCGTGGTTCCTGTGGGGCGAAAGCGGTGTCGTCGCCGGACTGCCGGTCTGGGTGTGGTGGCACGTCGGGTGGCTCTGCCTGACTGCCGTCGTCTTCGCCGTCTTCGCCCGGCACGCGTGGGGCACCGGCATCGAGGGGGGTGGTGTCGATGGCTGA
- a CDS encoding GNAT family N-acetyltransferase, producing the protein MIRAATPEDLPRLRALQLASLAEPWDGLLEPAIEGPPVVLVSTPRGHHGAATALDADTPVGYAVAVPEGADAYLAELAVAAGHRREGHGSALLDALADRLVAAGHERLTLTVHEGDRRARAFYDSHGFGVRSLLPEHYEDGDALVLARPVQASSSN; encoded by the coding sequence ATGATTCGAGCGGCCACGCCCGAGGACCTGCCACGACTTCGCGCGCTCCAGTTGGCGTCGCTCGCGGAGCCGTGGGACGGCCTCCTCGAACCGGCCATCGAGGGGCCGCCGGTGGTACTCGTCTCCACGCCACGCGGACACCACGGAGCGGCGACGGCTCTCGACGCCGACACGCCCGTCGGCTACGCCGTCGCCGTGCCGGAGGGTGCGGACGCCTACCTCGCAGAACTCGCCGTCGCTGCGGGCCACCGGCGGGAGGGGCACGGCTCGGCACTGCTCGACGCGCTCGCCGACCGACTCGTCGCGGCCGGGCACGAACGGCTGACGCTCACCGTCCACGAAGGGGACCGCCGGGCGCGGGCGTTCTACGACAGTCACGGGTTCGGCGTCCGGTCGCTGCTGCCCGAACACTACGAGGACGGGGACGCCCTCGTGTTGGCGCGCCCCGTTCAGGCGTCGAGTTCGAACTGA
- a CDS encoding cold-shock protein: MAQGTVDFFNDTGGYGFIETDDADEDVFFHMEDVGGPDLEEGQEVEFDIVQADKGPRAENLTRL, translated from the coding sequence ATGGCACAAGGAACTGTCGACTTCTTCAACGACACCGGCGGTTACGGGTTCATCGAGACCGACGACGCTGACGAGGACGTGTTCTTCCACATGGAAGACGTGGGCGGCCCCGACCTCGAAGAGGGTCAGGAGGTCGAGTTCGATATCGTGCAAGCCGACAAGGGTCCGCGAGCAGAGAACCTGACGCGCCTGTAA
- a CDS encoding DUF92 domain-containing protein has product MTTSARRAGAFALVGTVALAVPYVSSVASTAVATVAGTAPFIAIAVLALYVVDEGPLFELFARPGDRQDGRLYGLAGFALAIAGLALLSFQFGLPVPVFVVAVFVLAYGNVAEQLVRVRTAEVILGTAGFVTGGFLAGTGAGYLAVTLVAGSLSVPTLLFFAASGALLASLLRAVLFARDDPLVVVSVALLLWLFADLAVSVTTTRIAVALGVTVGLGYISYALETASLPGMLTGVLLGLFAIVLGDYGWFAILIAFFGIGGLSTKFRYDEKLERGIAEENEGARGSGNVLANSLTALFALVAGAASPSHIPASPDLFLFAFAGAVAAAMSDTLSSELGGLADNPRLITTLEPVPPGTDGGVTWQGELAGLVGAGIVAGIAALMFDTVGPLGAAVIVAAGIFGMTADSLFGATIEGRYVGNQGVNFLATLVAALVGSAFAVAVGLTTL; this is encoded by the coding sequence GTGACAACGAGTGCCCGGCGAGCGGGGGCCTTCGCGCTGGTCGGAACCGTCGCGCTGGCCGTGCCGTACGTCAGCAGCGTCGCGTCGACGGCAGTCGCGACGGTTGCCGGGACGGCCCCGTTCATCGCCATCGCCGTCCTCGCGCTGTACGTCGTCGACGAGGGGCCGCTGTTCGAGTTGTTCGCGCGCCCCGGCGACAGACAGGACGGCCGGTTGTACGGCCTCGCCGGGTTCGCCCTCGCAATCGCCGGGTTGGCGTTGCTATCCTTCCAGTTCGGGCTACCCGTGCCCGTCTTCGTCGTTGCCGTGTTCGTCCTCGCGTACGGGAACGTCGCGGAGCAACTCGTCCGGGTGCGGACGGCGGAGGTAATCCTCGGGACGGCAGGGTTCGTCACCGGCGGGTTCCTCGCCGGGACCGGAGCGGGGTACCTCGCGGTGACGCTGGTGGCCGGGTCGCTGTCGGTCCCGACGCTCCTCTTTTTCGCCGCGAGTGGCGCGCTCCTCGCGTCCTTGCTCCGTGCGGTGTTGTTCGCCCGCGACGACCCGCTCGTGGTCGTCTCCGTGGCACTTCTGCTGTGGCTGTTCGCGGACCTCGCCGTCAGCGTGACGACGACGCGTATCGCCGTGGCACTCGGGGTGACTGTCGGACTGGGGTACATCTCCTACGCCTTGGAGACGGCCTCCCTCCCCGGCATGCTGACCGGCGTCCTCCTCGGCCTGTTCGCCATCGTCCTCGGTGATTACGGCTGGTTCGCCATCCTCATCGCCTTCTTCGGCATCGGCGGGCTGTCGACGAAGTTCCGCTACGACGAGAAGCTAGAGCGCGGCATCGCCGAGGAGAACGAGGGAGCACGCGGGAGTGGGAACGTCCTCGCCAACTCACTGACCGCGCTGTTCGCACTCGTCGCGGGGGCGGCGAGTCCTTCCCACATCCCGGCGTCGCCCGACCTGTTCCTCTTTGCCTTCGCCGGAGCCGTCGCGGCGGCGATGAGCGACACGCTGTCCTCCGAACTCGGCGGTCTCGCGGACAACCCGCGACTCATCACCACGCTCGAACCCGTTCCGCCGGGGACGGACGGCGGCGTGACGTGGCAGGGTGAACTCGCTGGCCTCGTCGGTGCGGGCATCGTCGCCGGTATCGCCGCACTCATGTTCGATACCGTCGGCCCACTCGGTGCCGCGGTCATCGTGGCCGCCGGTATCTTCGGGATGACTGCCGACAGTCTGTTCGGGGCCACCATCGAGGGGCGGTACGTCGGCAATCAGGGCGTCAACTTCCTCGCCACGCTGGTCGCCGCGCTGGTCGGTAGCGCGTTCGCCGTCGCCGTCGGGCTGACGACGTTATGA
- a CDS encoding DUF5778 family protein, whose translation MTDDPRDPDLYQRTVALLEPGDIDLAGLIVHTDLDSDDESLLHETTLEIGNEIAAHAGYDPGDTYVYSGNDDPDFGLNQHQGLTLDGDEFVWECQQLVREGTFRVVFYYEASVDQDALLAALRDAGYTVEGVTTEDA comes from the coding sequence ATGACCGACGACCCACGCGACCCGGACCTCTACCAGCGGACAGTCGCACTCCTCGAACCCGGCGACATCGACCTCGCGGGTCTCATCGTCCACACCGACCTCGACAGCGACGACGAGTCACTGCTCCACGAGACGACGCTCGAAATCGGGAACGAAATCGCCGCCCACGCGGGATACGACCCGGGCGACACGTACGTCTACTCCGGTAACGACGACCCCGATTTCGGACTGAACCAACATCAAGGCCTCACGCTCGACGGCGACGAGTTCGTCTGGGAATGCCAGCAACTCGTCCGTGAGGGGACGTTCAGAGTCGTCTTCTACTACGAGGCCAGCGTCGACCAAGACGCACTCCTCGCGGCCCTCCGCGACGCCGGGTACACCGTCGAAGGCGTCACCACCGAGGACGCCTGA
- a CDS encoding aldo/keto reductase, with translation MDAELSSVSLGRTGLQVSELCFGTWRFGRETDAGRLEIGRDTAMDLLDAYADAGGRFIDTADYYGDGDSERWIGEWLADRDREDYVVASKVYLPVGDGPNRQGLGRKHIRRQIDRTLDRLDTDYVDVLYIHRWDDDVPVREFMRTLDGLVRDGRVHYLGASTLVPNAWKVTRANELACREGFEPFTVTQPRYNLVNREIEGPYLEMCEAYGLGVCPWSPLGQGFLTGKYERDGDVPESSTAADRPGWADRYLTAENFDTLDVVREVAAETGGTPTQVALAWLLAHPGVTAPIVGARTVEQLTENLGAAAVSLTDDQFDRLSAAADGPFAALDV, from the coding sequence ATGGACGCGGAACTTTCGTCGGTGTCGCTCGGGCGCACGGGGTTGCAGGTGAGCGAACTCTGCTTTGGGACGTGGCGGTTCGGTCGCGAGACGGATGCCGGCCGGTTGGAAATCGGCCGCGACACTGCGATGGACCTGCTCGACGCCTACGCGGACGCTGGCGGCCGGTTCATCGATACCGCGGACTACTACGGCGACGGGGACAGCGAACGGTGGATCGGTGAGTGGTTGGCCGACCGCGACCGCGAGGACTACGTCGTCGCATCGAAGGTGTACCTCCCGGTCGGCGACGGTCCGAACCGCCAAGGTCTCGGGCGCAAGCATATCCGCCGGCAGATCGACCGGACGCTCGACAGGCTCGACACCGACTACGTGGACGTGCTCTACATCCACCGCTGGGACGACGACGTACCGGTTCGTGAGTTCATGCGGACGCTCGACGGCCTCGTGCGCGACGGCCGCGTCCACTACCTCGGGGCGTCGACACTCGTCCCGAACGCGTGGAAGGTCACACGAGCGAACGAACTCGCCTGCAGGGAGGGCTTCGAGCCGTTCACCGTCACACAGCCCCGGTACAACCTCGTCAACCGCGAGATAGAGGGGCCGTACTTGGAGATGTGCGAGGCATACGGCCTCGGCGTCTGCCCGTGGAGTCCGCTGGGACAGGGCTTTCTCACCGGCAAGTACGAGCGCGACGGTGACGTGCCCGAATCCTCCACGGCGGCCGACCGGCCGGGGTGGGCCGACCGCTACCTCACTGCGGAGAACTTCGACACGCTCGACGTGGTCCGGGAGGTCGCCGCCGAAACCGGTGGCACACCGACGCAAGTCGCGCTCGCGTGGCTGCTCGCCCATCCCGGTGTGACGGCACCCATCGTCGGCGCGCGGACCGTCGAGCAACTCACGGAGAACCTCGGGGCGGCGGCGGTATCGCTCACCGACGACCAGTTCGACCGTCTCTCGGCGGCCGCGGACGGCCCGTTCGCGGCACTGGACGTGTGA
- the hemA gene encoding glutamyl-tRNA reductase, producing the protein MMDGTGVIVGVSVSHERASVDDIEAASVESQRRGVESLLTEPGIEEAYVLQTCNRAEAYVVAPAAEVGRAALDSYLTGVEDVAVEMGHEESLRHLLRVAAGLESVVLGEDQILGQVRDAYEDARGGGGIGPVLESGVTKAIHVGERARTETGINEGIVSLGSAAVSLAREEREIAGGTALVVGAGEMGSLVASALDGTVERVVVANRTIPHAEHLAARLDVEGRVVGLDGVPAAMEQADLVITATGSPEPVVPADAFDEAGETLIIDLAQPRDVPPVADEREGVVVYDLDTLESVTEESRAHRAEAAEAVEALVDEEFEHLLTQYKRRRADQVIATMYESAEQVKRSELNTALEKLDLDEGEREVLESMADAIVGQLLAAPTRSLRDAAEEDDWATINTALQLFDPDFGDAGTPNSDTGPEELPEDVRADMPSAVLEQLDN; encoded by the coding sequence GTGATGGATGGAACTGGAGTCATCGTCGGTGTGAGCGTCTCGCACGAGCGTGCGAGTGTCGACGACATCGAGGCCGCGAGCGTCGAGAGTCAACGCCGCGGCGTCGAATCGCTACTAACAGAACCCGGCATCGAGGAGGCGTACGTCCTCCAGACGTGCAACCGCGCGGAGGCCTACGTGGTCGCACCCGCGGCGGAGGTCGGCCGGGCGGCACTCGACTCGTATCTCACGGGCGTCGAGGACGTGGCCGTGGAGATGGGACACGAAGAGAGTCTGCGCCACCTCCTCCGCGTGGCGGCGGGGCTCGAATCGGTCGTCCTCGGCGAGGACCAGATACTCGGACAGGTTAGGGACGCCTACGAGGACGCCCGCGGTGGCGGCGGTATCGGGCCGGTGCTCGAGAGCGGCGTCACCAAGGCGATACACGTCGGTGAGCGTGCCCGGACCGAGACAGGCATCAACGAGGGCATCGTCTCGCTCGGGAGTGCCGCCGTTTCGCTCGCTCGCGAGGAGCGCGAAATCGCGGGCGGAACCGCGCTCGTCGTCGGGGCCGGCGAGATGGGGTCGCTCGTCGCGTCGGCACTCGACGGCACCGTCGAGCGAGTCGTCGTCGCCAACCGGACGATACCACACGCCGAACACCTCGCCGCGCGTCTGGACGTCGAGGGACGCGTGGTCGGCCTCGACGGCGTTCCGGCCGCGATGGAACAGGCCGACCTCGTCATCACAGCGACGGGCAGTCCCGAACCGGTCGTCCCGGCCGACGCCTTCGACGAGGCGGGCGAGACGCTGATAATCGACCTCGCACAGCCACGGGACGTGCCGCCGGTCGCCGACGAGCGTGAGGGAGTCGTCGTCTACGACCTCGACACGCTTGAATCGGTCACCGAGGAGTCCCGTGCCCACCGCGCGGAGGCCGCCGAAGCGGTCGAGGCACTCGTCGACGAGGAGTTCGAGCATCTCCTCACCCAGTACAAGCGCCGCCGGGCCGACCAAGTCATCGCGACGATGTACGAGAGTGCAGAGCAGGTCAAGCGGTCCGAACTCAACACCGCGCTCGAAAAACTCGACCTCGACGAGGGAGAGCGCGAGGTTCTCGAATCGATGGCCGACGCCATCGTCGGGCAGTTGCTCGCCGCGCCGACCCGGAGTCTCCGGGACGCGGCCGAAGAGGACGACTGGGCGACCATCAACACCGCCCTCCAACTGTTCGACCCCGACTTCGGCGACGCCGGCACCCCCAACTCCGACACGGGTCCCGAGGAACTGCCCGAGGACGTGCGCGCCGACATGCCGAGTGCCGTCCTCGAACAGTTGGACAACTGA
- a CDS encoding undecaprenyl diphosphate synthase family protein: protein MGLYDRYLAVRTRWSDQARPENVAVVLTERDLLEQGAYDTMGAFLRWTFECGADRVMVYVSVLDEEAAPTLRRELESVDAPRAVAVRGPNDNRRADAPIQISIGLGGKHEFATAVQRVTEEVEDGDLVPEDIGEEDIEERLVFPTDPDLVIKTGAERLSDFMIWQSVYSELYFTDVNWQNFRKRDYLRAIRDYQDRQRRFGE from the coding sequence GTGGGACTGTACGACCGGTACCTCGCGGTGCGGACGCGCTGGAGCGACCAAGCGCGCCCGGAGAACGTCGCCGTCGTCCTCACCGAGCGTGACCTGCTGGAACAGGGTGCCTACGACACGATGGGAGCGTTTCTCCGGTGGACCTTCGAGTGCGGCGCGGACCGCGTGATGGTGTACGTCAGCGTCTTGGACGAGGAGGCCGCCCCGACGCTCCGCCGGGAACTCGAATCGGTCGACGCGCCGCGAGCAGTCGCCGTCCGGGGCCCGAACGACAACCGGCGGGCCGACGCACCCATCCAGATTTCTATCGGCCTCGGTGGCAAACACGAGTTCGCGACCGCCGTCCAGCGCGTCACCGAAGAAGTCGAGGACGGCGATTTGGTCCCGGAGGACATCGGAGAGGAAGACATCGAGGAGCGACTGGTCTTCCCGACCGACCCCGACCTCGTCATCAAGACCGGTGCCGAACGGCTCTCCGATTTCATGATTTGGCAGTCGGTCTACTCCGAGTTGTACTTCACCGACGTGAACTGGCAGAACTTCCGCAAGCGCGACTACTTGCGGGCAATCCGGGACTATCAGGACCGTCAACGTCGGTTCGGGGAGTAG
- the ahbB gene encoding siroheme decarboxylase subunit beta produces the protein MTADLSRVDRALVNAFQGGFPVTERPFEPAAAALRERGVDIDADELLARLKHLDDEGTLTRFGALINAEEIGGQATLVAMHAPEDRFDDIAEQVNAHDEVAHNYEREHPHLNMWFVVSVADADRVSEVLAEIERETGQETYNLPKQQEFRVEAKFYVDGPIPDGDVDLTGHGPDVTPTDRETLTPAEVDLVVEIQDGLPLTATPYRDVAETIGQDTEWVLETIKRFDAEGKVRRVGVIPNHYALGYTENGMTVWDVPDEVVDEVGPAIASLGFVTHCYERPRHEGVWPYNFFAMTHGRSEAESERRVEQVRERMAEFWDVDEDDWDTLFSTQILKKTGIRLDERARANTAADD, from the coding sequence ATGACTGCAGACCTGTCGCGAGTCGACAGGGCGCTCGTCAACGCCTTCCAAGGGGGGTTCCCCGTCACCGAGCGACCCTTCGAACCAGCGGCCGCCGCGCTCCGCGAACGCGGCGTCGACATCGACGCTGATGAGTTGCTGGCCCGACTAAAGCACCTTGACGACGAAGGGACGCTCACCCGCTTTGGCGCGCTCATCAACGCGGAGGAAATCGGCGGGCAGGCGACGCTCGTGGCGATGCACGCCCCCGAGGACCGCTTCGACGACATCGCCGAGCAGGTCAACGCACACGACGAGGTTGCCCACAACTACGAACGGGAACATCCACATCTCAACATGTGGTTCGTCGTCAGCGTCGCCGACGCCGACAGGGTGAGCGAAGTCCTCGCCGAAATCGAACGCGAGACGGGACAGGAGACGTACAACCTGCCCAAACAGCAGGAGTTCCGTGTCGAGGCCAAGTTCTACGTCGACGGCCCGATTCCCGACGGTGACGTAGACCTCACAGGACACGGCCCCGACGTGACGCCGACGGACCGCGAGACGCTGACGCCCGCGGAGGTGGACCTCGTGGTCGAGATTCAGGACGGCCTCCCACTCACCGCGACGCCGTACCGCGACGTGGCCGAGACCATCGGACAGGACACCGAGTGGGTCCTCGAAACCATCAAGCGGTTCGACGCCGAGGGGAAGGTCCGGCGGGTCGGCGTCATTCCGAACCACTACGCGCTGGGGTACACAGAGAACGGGATGACGGTCTGGGACGTGCCCGACGAGGTGGTCGACGAGGTGGGGCCAGCCATCGCGTCGCTCGGGTTCGTCACGCACTGCTACGAGCGGCCCCGGCACGAGGGGGTCTGGCCGTACAACTTCTTCGCCATGACCCACGGGCGCAGCGAGGCGGAGAGCGAACGGCGGGTCGAACAGGTGCGCGAGCGGATGGCCGAGTTCTGGGACGTGGACGAGGACGACTGGGACACCCTGTTCTCGACCCAGATTCTGAAGAAGACGGGCATCCGACTGGACGAACGAGCGCGGGCGAACACGGCGGCGGACGACTGA